One window of Salvelinus fontinalis isolate EN_2023a chromosome 19, ASM2944872v1, whole genome shotgun sequence genomic DNA carries:
- the LOC129817046 gene encoding trace amine-associated receptor 13c-like produces MEKHEDVIYCFQDGNSSCRKGLLSTSIYITLYIFFSLISAVTVFLNILVIISISHFKQLHTPTNLLILSLAVSDLLVGMIVIPVVTVATMEPCWGFGEYFCVFHFYISFLCTSLSLGSLVLISIDRHVAVCDPLLYHSRITITRIMCIISITWCCCIIYDAVIVKNFVNVQIPSRCLTECLTVAITSSNIIDLVITMVVPCSIIITLYMKIFVVARSQARKVFSKEAASVSGVKTVQANKSERKAAKTLAIVVFTYLICWIPSLFPFLFVSFLSENVLSFIISFLPLVNSLINPIIYAFFYPWFKVTAKHILTLKLRRS; encoded by the coding sequence ATGGAGAAACATGAAGATGTTATATACTGTTTTCAAGATGGAAATTCTTCTTGCAGAAAGGGTTTGCTATCGACATCTAtctacataacactgtacatctTCTTCTCATTGATTTCAGCAGTTACAGTATTTTTGAACATACTGGTGATTATCTCCATCTCTCACTTCAAGCAGCTCCACACTCCAACCAACCTGCtcatcctctctctggctgtgtcaGATCTCCTGGTGGGAATGATTGTGATACCAGTAGTGACAGTAGCAACAATGGAACCATGCTGGGGTTTTGGggaatatttctgtgtgtttcatTTCTACATCTCTTTTTTATGTACTTCTTTATCTCTGGGCAGTTTGGTCTTGATATCTATTGACCGccatgttgctgtgtgtgatcccTTATTGTACCATTctagaataacaataacaagaatCATGTGTATTATATCCATTACCTGGTGTTGTTGTATCATATACGATGCTGTTATTGTAAAAAACTTTGTAAATGTACAGATACCCAGTAGGTGTTTGACAGAATGTTTAACTGTAGCAATAACATCAAGTAATATCATTGACCTTGTAATTACAATGGTTGTCCCGTGCTCTATTATTATAACACTTTATATGAAAATCTTTGTGGTGGCCAGATCACAGGCCAGAAAGGTATTTTCTAAAGAGGCTGCCAGTGTGTCCGGTGTTAAAACTGTACAGGCAAATAAGTCTGAGAGAAAAGCAGCAAAAACTCTAGCTATTGTTGTTTTCACCTATCTCATTTGTTGGATTCCATCTCTATTTCCTTTCCTTTTTGTATCTTTTTTAAGTGAAAATGTTTTATCATTTATCATCAGTTTTCTGCCACTTGTTAATTCCCTAATTAACCCAATCATTTATGCTTTCTTTTATCCATGGTTCAAAGTGACAGCTAAACATATTTTAACTCTGAAGTTAAGGCGTTCATAG